A genomic segment from Lignipirellula cremea encodes:
- a CDS encoding WD40 repeat domain-containing protein: MNTLTNRLLTLLTSLLFVGALLASLDAVRAQAPLALEGHTNAVAEAAPSPDGQRLATAGFDGELRIWSIAGGEALRTLSASPAQVLSVAVSPSGRGLVSGSRDGVVRVWDFYNPAPLVRQTWEGGPVHALAYASDGSWLVSGSADKAVRISKLEGLSPLPAEQTLLGHSAAVLRTAINADNSLLASADALGEVRLWNPADGDPLGVLGAHAGTVAGLQFHPQEPLLLTAGADGAARLWRLPILGPVDLPAGTGETTAVAISADGKLLAAGAADKSIRLFAGAPLAPTKVLAGAADAIRSLALNEDASLLAAADAAGVIRFWATVDGADNLALYGPAGPVNSIAFNTSGDRLAAAGEDGMLRVWKLPQPVVPLAGHALPVRVAVYSADGKILATAGDDKLVKLWNTADGAALRSLPAHTEAVTSVAWNAANTQLAAGDAAGEVRLSNPADAAAQGTLLAHQGAVTQMAYAPTGEQLITAGEDGLARWWKLPLVAPRAITGPTVAVSHTVLSTDGVTLFTGDGPVVRSFTAATGAAGKTYAGQVGPVAALAVDAAGAVLASGNDTGVIQLWNAADGVDRLSLHGHVGPIADLAFHPAGKQIATAGADGDLRIWNLPTAAKPLPGGAAMPVVATAFSSDGALVATAGVAAGKPAVIVRNAATGAVTGTVLGHEGAITSVAFSGNKTRLITGSADKTARVWNLSDPKFPEVSKFTHAVAVTAVALSVDGAAAFSAAADNSLIHWNPVDGVEVKALAGHTGPVQQLAVAGALLASGSTDKSVKVWTIATGALARTLAHGEAVKCIAFSADGTVLASAGDASIKTWTAATGAAIAEGTGFTGPLTSLAGGTEGRFASTAADGVRLWDAAGATLQAFPPGAAADRAVAWGTGGVLTVVDLQNGLRAETPAIVARYAAHPGGALSLVYSKDGAAILSSGVDKAVKQWTAADGKLARTFTGPTDVVRELAISPDGLLLAGASADKNAYLWPLAAGPAAVPAALAIPHPTPLLACSLSADGKRLATGSDDAELRVWDTTSGLLLQRFAAHQAAVTATAFAPDNVTLYTGSADKTLAVNTLGAIQAVAVSAMPVRDLALSTDGALLATVSDDKQVRLYNAADGAVLQELPAAATPLTRIALRGDKTQLAAAGESGVIQLWPIAADKTGAVTTLDTGGPVLDLDYAADGLRLAAAHAAGVRVYDPATSVLLEQTPTATPAVSIDWNVDGQSLAITGANTASLQPLSLESIVAAHTGAATGVAFSADGKELFSAGADKKVAAWTLADGTSARVLAGPAEALNVLRRSRDGKRLLATTADKQVYVWDLAAPAANQPAVATLDTGVEIQFADISHDGARAAVADAAGQVHVWDVATGAILERFTGHEGAVLGAAFAGDGVTLATGGVDKTARVWTVSATRVIPADAGKLGSAAFLPDGLQIVSAGDEMKVKFFDLEGKMARELAPAAAPLVHLTVRPDGAQIAACDATGKLMLWTTADGALAHTIESGAVVAGLDYSDDSQKIALAGADMHLRVYGVETGELLTETVEAAALTAVAFAPGGQDLLTGAADNGVAHWSVAAPVAVQELTGHQGAVYSVAYSPDGKFAASCGADLSVRLWDLETGAAAKQFAGHTKMPYSVQFSPDGLQLLTAGADGTVRLWDIATAKEIRQFALEAPAGEVAAEAAPAPFYTAAFSPTGAQIAAAGADHQIYLWTTATGALASTIAGHEDAVYRVQYNPAGTRLLSCGHSGDIQIWNAANGASLLKSTLPSVAYSACYTPDGKSVLAAGADSKAYLLPLPAAAQ; this comes from the coding sequence GTGAACACCCTGACTAACCGGCTTTTGACGTTACTCACTTCGTTACTCTTTGTCGGGGCGTTGTTGGCTTCGCTGGACGCGGTTCGGGCTCAGGCCCCCCTGGCCTTGGAAGGACATACCAACGCGGTCGCCGAAGCGGCGCCCTCTCCCGATGGCCAGCGTCTGGCGACGGCTGGATTTGACGGCGAGCTGCGCATCTGGTCGATCGCCGGCGGCGAAGCGTTGCGGACGTTGTCGGCCAGCCCGGCCCAGGTGCTGTCGGTGGCGGTCAGCCCCAGCGGACGTGGTCTGGTCAGCGGCTCGCGCGACGGCGTGGTCCGCGTGTGGGACTTTTACAATCCGGCGCCGCTGGTGCGGCAGACCTGGGAAGGCGGGCCCGTCCATGCGCTCGCGTACGCGTCCGACGGCTCCTGGCTGGTCTCCGGTTCGGCCGACAAGGCGGTTCGTATCTCCAAGCTGGAGGGCCTGTCGCCGCTCCCGGCGGAGCAGACGCTGCTGGGCCATTCGGCCGCCGTGCTGCGTACGGCGATCAACGCGGATAACAGTCTGCTCGCTTCGGCCGACGCCCTGGGCGAAGTGCGACTGTGGAATCCGGCCGACGGCGACCCGCTGGGCGTGCTGGGAGCGCATGCGGGTACGGTTGCGGGCCTGCAGTTCCATCCGCAAGAGCCGTTGCTGTTGACGGCAGGCGCCGATGGAGCCGCGCGGTTGTGGCGGCTGCCGATCCTGGGGCCGGTCGACCTGCCGGCGGGAACCGGGGAGACGACCGCCGTCGCCATTTCCGCCGACGGCAAGCTGCTGGCCGCCGGTGCGGCCGACAAGTCGATCCGCCTGTTCGCCGGCGCTCCGCTGGCCCCGACCAAGGTGCTCGCCGGCGCCGCCGACGCCATTCGCAGCCTGGCCCTGAACGAGGACGCCAGCCTGCTGGCCGCCGCCGATGCAGCCGGCGTGATCCGCTTCTGGGCGACCGTCGACGGCGCCGATAATCTGGCCCTGTACGGCCCTGCCGGGCCGGTGAACAGCATCGCCTTTAACACGTCCGGCGATCGTCTGGCTGCTGCGGGCGAGGACGGCATGCTCCGCGTGTGGAAGCTGCCGCAGCCCGTCGTCCCGCTGGCAGGACATGCGCTGCCGGTTCGCGTCGCGGTCTACAGTGCCGACGGCAAGATCCTCGCCACCGCGGGCGACGACAAGCTCGTCAAACTCTGGAACACGGCCGATGGCGCCGCGTTGCGATCCCTGCCGGCTCACACGGAAGCCGTGACGTCGGTTGCCTGGAACGCCGCCAATACCCAGCTGGCCGCGGGCGACGCGGCTGGGGAAGTTCGCCTTTCCAACCCCGCCGACGCCGCCGCGCAAGGGACGCTGCTCGCACATCAGGGCGCCGTGACGCAAATGGCTTATGCACCGACCGGCGAGCAACTTATTACCGCTGGGGAGGACGGCCTGGCCCGCTGGTGGAAGCTGCCGCTGGTTGCTCCGCGGGCGATCACCGGCCCGACGGTCGCCGTATCGCATACCGTGCTTTCGACCGACGGCGTGACCTTGTTCACCGGCGACGGCCCGGTCGTCCGTTCGTTTACGGCCGCCACCGGAGCCGCGGGAAAAACGTACGCCGGACAGGTCGGCCCGGTTGCCGCGCTCGCGGTCGATGCGGCCGGCGCCGTGCTGGCTAGCGGGAACGACACAGGCGTGATCCAGCTCTGGAACGCGGCTGACGGCGTTGATCGCCTGTCGCTGCACGGTCATGTCGGTCCGATCGCCGATCTCGCGTTTCATCCGGCGGGCAAGCAGATCGCTACAGCCGGCGCTGACGGGGACCTGCGCATCTGGAATCTGCCGACGGCGGCCAAACCGCTGCCGGGAGGCGCCGCCATGCCGGTGGTCGCCACCGCATTCAGCAGCGACGGAGCGCTGGTCGCCACGGCCGGCGTTGCGGCGGGCAAGCCGGCTGTGATCGTTCGCAATGCGGCGACCGGAGCGGTGACGGGAACCGTGCTGGGGCATGAAGGGGCCATCACGTCGGTGGCGTTCAGCGGGAACAAAACGCGACTGATCACTGGCTCGGCGGACAAAACGGCCCGGGTGTGGAATCTGTCGGATCCCAAATTTCCCGAGGTGTCGAAGTTCACCCACGCCGTGGCCGTAACGGCCGTTGCCCTGTCGGTCGACGGCGCCGCCGCGTTTTCGGCCGCCGCTGACAATTCGCTCATCCACTGGAATCCGGTCGATGGCGTCGAGGTGAAAGCGCTGGCCGGGCATACGGGACCGGTCCAGCAACTGGCGGTCGCCGGCGCGTTGCTGGCTTCGGGATCGACGGACAAATCGGTCAAGGTCTGGACGATCGCCACCGGCGCCCTGGCCCGCACCCTGGCCCATGGCGAAGCGGTCAAATGCATAGCGTTTTCCGCCGATGGAACGGTGCTGGCCTCTGCCGGCGACGCCAGCATCAAAACCTGGACGGCGGCGACCGGGGCGGCGATTGCCGAGGGGACTGGCTTTACCGGACCGTTGACTTCCCTGGCCGGCGGGACGGAAGGCAGGTTCGCCAGCACCGCGGCCGATGGCGTACGACTGTGGGATGCGGCCGGAGCGACGCTGCAGGCGTTCCCCCCGGGCGCTGCGGCCGATCGGGCTGTCGCCTGGGGAACCGGCGGGGTGCTGACGGTGGTTGATCTGCAGAACGGCCTGCGGGCGGAGACGCCGGCGATAGTCGCCCGATACGCGGCCCATCCCGGTGGAGCGTTGTCGCTGGTTTACAGCAAGGACGGCGCCGCGATTCTTTCCTCCGGCGTTGATAAGGCGGTCAAGCAGTGGACGGCCGCCGACGGCAAGCTGGCGAGGACTTTCACCGGCCCGACCGACGTCGTCCGTGAACTGGCGATCAGCCCCGACGGCCTGCTGCTGGCCGGAGCCAGCGCCGACAAGAACGCGTATCTGTGGCCGTTGGCCGCAGGTCCGGCTGCGGTTCCCGCCGCCCTGGCGATTCCGCATCCGACGCCGTTGCTGGCGTGCAGCTTGAGCGCCGACGGCAAGCGTCTGGCGACGGGATCTGACGATGCCGAGTTGCGCGTCTGGGATACGACCAGCGGTCTGCTGCTGCAGCGTTTCGCGGCCCACCAGGCGGCCGTCACCGCTACGGCGTTTGCTCCCGACAACGTCACACTCTATACGGGCAGCGCCGACAAAACGCTCGCCGTGAACACGCTGGGGGCGATCCAGGCGGTGGCTGTCTCTGCGATGCCTGTGCGGGATCTGGCCCTGTCGACCGACGGCGCGTTGCTGGCGACCGTGAGCGACGACAAACAGGTGCGTCTTTACAATGCGGCCGACGGAGCCGTGCTGCAGGAACTGCCGGCCGCGGCGACACCGCTGACGCGGATCGCCCTGCGGGGAGACAAAACGCAGCTCGCCGCGGCGGGAGAATCAGGCGTCATTCAGTTGTGGCCGATCGCCGCCGACAAAACGGGCGCGGTGACAACTCTTGACACAGGCGGCCCTGTGCTCGATCTGGACTATGCGGCTGACGGGCTCCGCCTGGCGGCGGCCCATGCGGCGGGCGTACGGGTGTACGATCCGGCGACCAGCGTGCTGCTGGAGCAAACGCCGACCGCGACTCCGGCCGTGTCGATCGACTGGAATGTCGACGGCCAGAGCCTGGCGATCACCGGAGCCAACACGGCGTCGCTGCAGCCGCTGTCGCTGGAAAGTATCGTGGCGGCCCATACGGGGGCGGCGACCGGCGTCGCGTTCTCGGCCGACGGGAAGGAATTGTTCAGCGCTGGCGCTGACAAGAAGGTGGCGGCTTGGACCCTGGCGGACGGAACCTCGGCGCGCGTGCTGGCCGGGCCGGCGGAGGCGCTCAACGTGCTGCGTCGTTCGCGGGACGGCAAACGGCTGCTGGCGACGACGGCCGACAAGCAGGTTTATGTCTGGGACCTGGCGGCTCCGGCGGCGAACCAGCCGGCTGTGGCGACGCTGGATACGGGGGTCGAAATCCAGTTCGCCGATATTAGCCACGATGGAGCCAGGGCGGCCGTTGCTGACGCCGCCGGGCAAGTGCATGTGTGGGACGTGGCGACCGGAGCTATTCTGGAACGCTTCACGGGTCACGAAGGGGCCGTGCTGGGGGCCGCCTTTGCCGGCGACGGCGTAACGCTGGCGACGGGCGGGGTTGATAAAACGGCCCGCGTGTGGACCGTGTCGGCGACTCGCGTCATTCCTGCGGACGCCGGCAAGCTGGGCTCGGCCGCTTTCCTGCCCGACGGCCTGCAGATCGTCTCCGCCGGGGATGAGATGAAGGTCAAGTTCTTCGATCTCGAAGGAAAGATGGCGCGGGAGCTGGCGCCGGCTGCGGCGCCCTTGGTGCATCTGACCGTGCGACCTGATGGGGCTCAGATCGCCGCCTGCGATGCGACGGGCAAGCTGATGTTATGGACGACGGCCGACGGGGCGCTGGCCCATACGATCGAATCGGGCGCCGTGGTCGCCGGTCTGGACTACAGCGACGATTCGCAGAAAATCGCGCTCGCCGGAGCCGATATGCACTTGCGTGTCTACGGCGTGGAGACGGGCGAGCTGTTGACGGAAACGGTCGAAGCGGCCGCGCTAACGGCGGTTGCGTTCGCTCCGGGCGGGCAGGATCTGCTCACCGGCGCCGCCGACAATGGCGTCGCGCACTGGTCGGTCGCGGCTCCGGTCGCCGTGCAGGAACTGACCGGGCACCAGGGCGCGGTGTACAGCGTGGCGTACAGCCCCGACGGCAAGTTCGCCGCCAGCTGCGGGGCCGATCTGTCGGTGCGGTTGTGGGACCTGGAAACGGGGGCCGCCGCCAAACAGTTCGCCGGTCATACAAAAATGCCGTACAGCGTGCAGTTCAGTCCCGACGGTCTGCAGCTGCTGACGGCCGGGGCCGATGGAACCGTGCGTTTGTGGGATATCGCCACCGCCAAGGAGATTCGCCAGTTCGCCCTGGAAGCGCCCGCCGGGGAAGTGGCGGCGGAAGCAGCGCCAGCGCCGTTTTATACGGCCGCGTTCAGTCCGACCGGGGCGCAGATTGCCGCTGCGGGAGCGGACCACCAGATCTACCTGTGGACGACCGCCACCGGCGCCCTGGCCAGCACGATCGCAGGGCATGAGGACGCCGTTTATCGGGTGCAGTACAACCCGGCCGGCACGCGGTTGCTGTCGTGCGGTCACAGCGGAGATATCCAGATCTGGAACGCGGCCAACGGCGCTTCGTTACTGAAATCGACGCTGCCGTCGGTCGCCTACTCGGCTTGTTACACGCCCGATGGCAAGAGCGTGCTGGCCGCCGGAGCCGACAGCAAAGCGTATCTGCTGCCGCTGCCCGCCGCCGCGCAGTAA
- a CDS encoding WD40 repeat domain-containing protein — MFTLLRTSIAVAAVAVSWLLPHALQAQIAIAPLQRADAVSFEKEILPIFQKNCLACHSESETNGELVLESPQTILRGGDSGPAVEPGKSAASLLLQVASHTSEPVMPPAGNDVAAANLTPNELGLIKLWIDQGAKGSLAGGLLSPTVWRPLPPGNHPIYATAISPDGQFVACGRANQIFIYHAPTGQLISRLSDPALQSARDPRPGAAHLDVVQSLTFNPSGDMLASGGFRTLKLWRFPRDVQRQAAPPAAAALTAVAVSPLRDLAALGSADNSIQLWNLQTGTIQATLTGHTGPVSSLRFSHDGALLYSGSHDQTVRVWQTADGAPAGLIQTPSPVNALTTIQFPSPAAVAAAEQAAAAAAAEPAAPAAEPATAAEEAAEEMIAPAPLPLVEQVVTGGEDKLLRVWEAPLPSAQLTGLIDKTTVLAQSPDRQWLASANAAGQVKLSPAFPPSASEPVDGETPTTPVDPAASVEPAAVLYSQEPWTAHAGPVTALAFHFLPGQPAVEPAAGAAAETGTPAVPARLRLATASADGTVKIWNCADLAAEPLLLRASLSTIASVAFSIDGAVLATGDGAGNVSLWNLSPSPQQAVQNPLPEPAVTPVARLATVSVDGKLLAYATTIQERPAIVVRDLASQQIVHTLLGHTAEIKALAFNADNTRLASGSTDGTARVWSLVDAKFPETATFAEHGAAVTTVAFSSDGVQVVSGAANNTLKAWTAADGLLAADFTGHTGPLVGVFKTATQQIISVAADKTLRVWNPTGGAAVATVALPDTPVTAAMSNDRAQIAVAGAGKNITLHRADTGALVQTLTGHSAVVESLAFSPDQTRLLATDQGAALVWGIVEERLLEWLPAQLKLASGAFLADAQNVVLCEADGRIAAHRLQLERALPSLPAGVVDLVYHPAAASLFAAGEDGSLRSFNTETGALLFGGAHGAPVHALALRGDGVQLATAGEDKVVKIWNPANGAALAPTQLAGFAGPVFDLQFAAGDTQLVGLGAKQMLAFSVVDGALEQAFDLAGDNSKQLLLLDADQLQAAIVNDAGVEVHRLGLVQRITGHTQAITSLTHYQGVEVVSGGADGSVRHWNLQAATPLVRLMNHGGVVTAVAASPESERFASAGEDKTARLWNATSGAQIAILQGDLRADSLVAKLTEQKTAAIAKTAATKAALDVAEKDLPVKVAAEKTRADALAAADKEVAAKMAVVAAAEKAKSAAEQVALQAAAAAQVAAVKKEEIDKTAADLLAAATQLAANATSAQAIAQSEPGNAALTTKAAAAAAAATAADTKAKQAAAAKPAAAQVFQTAATAANTAAAQAVAMNKPYTDAQTALGVAATAREQASQLHAAAQRDLELAQSLPPLAKAELTKAEGALVQAETDLAAAVATAAAAKMPIRAVAFAPQGTSLATAGDYAAVHTWDAEAGQPLGAFVGHAGAVAGIAFESDASLVSVSADKSAVQWELSPGWQLERVIGAVDNPAVFTDRVAATAFSRDGELVAGAGGVPSRSGEFSIFRVSDGSRVQSVFDAHTDAANAIVFSPDSLSVATAAADKYVKIFDIASGQQVRQFEGHTNHVLGVSWRSNGQSLASAGADGVLRVWNAETGDRLRDVNGYTKQVTAVTFVGQSPILLSCSGDGLVRLHNSDNGGLTRNFAGLTDYMYAVDATPNSTLIVAGGHDGVLRIWNGANGVILHEISAPEPPETAAGENPSQESLTQQ, encoded by the coding sequence CTGCGGGGAGGAGACTCGGGCCCGGCCGTGGAACCCGGCAAAAGCGCCGCCAGCCTGCTGCTGCAGGTGGCCTCCCATACGTCCGAACCGGTCATGCCGCCGGCCGGAAACGACGTCGCCGCCGCCAATCTCACGCCGAACGAACTGGGCCTGATCAAACTCTGGATCGACCAGGGCGCCAAAGGCTCGCTGGCCGGCGGCCTGCTGTCGCCGACCGTCTGGCGTCCGCTGCCGCCGGGGAACCATCCGATTTATGCTACGGCGATCAGTCCCGACGGACAGTTTGTCGCCTGCGGCAGGGCGAACCAGATTTTCATCTATCATGCGCCGACAGGGCAGCTCATCTCGCGACTGAGCGACCCGGCACTGCAGTCGGCCCGGGATCCGCGACCGGGCGCCGCCCATCTGGATGTGGTGCAGTCGCTGACCTTCAATCCCTCCGGCGATATGCTCGCCTCGGGCGGTTTTCGCACCCTCAAGCTGTGGCGTTTCCCGCGCGACGTGCAGCGCCAGGCAGCGCCCCCGGCGGCCGCCGCGTTGACGGCCGTCGCCGTGAGTCCGCTGCGAGACCTGGCGGCGCTGGGCTCGGCCGACAACTCCATCCAACTCTGGAACCTGCAGACGGGAACGATCCAGGCGACACTGACAGGCCACACCGGTCCGGTGAGCTCGCTCCGTTTCTCGCACGACGGCGCCCTGCTGTACTCAGGTTCGCACGATCAAACGGTGCGCGTCTGGCAAACAGCCGACGGCGCTCCGGCCGGCCTGATTCAAACGCCGTCGCCCGTCAACGCGCTGACCACCATCCAGTTCCCCTCCCCCGCCGCCGTTGCCGCGGCAGAGCAAGCGGCCGCCGCTGCTGCCGCAGAACCGGCCGCCCCCGCTGCGGAACCCGCGACTGCCGCGGAAGAAGCAGCCGAGGAGATGATTGCCCCGGCTCCGCTGCCGCTTGTCGAACAGGTCGTCACAGGCGGCGAGGATAAACTCCTGCGAGTCTGGGAGGCGCCGTTGCCCTCCGCACAACTCACAGGTCTGATCGACAAGACGACCGTGCTGGCGCAAAGCCCCGATCGACAGTGGCTGGCCTCCGCCAACGCCGCCGGTCAAGTCAAGCTGTCGCCCGCCTTCCCGCCCTCCGCGAGCGAACCTGTTGACGGCGAGACGCCCACGACTCCGGTCGATCCGGCAGCTTCTGTCGAACCCGCGGCGGTGCTGTACTCGCAGGAACCGTGGACCGCGCATGCGGGCCCGGTGACTGCGTTGGCGTTTCACTTCTTGCCGGGTCAGCCAGCTGTTGAACCGGCTGCCGGCGCTGCCGCGGAAACGGGGACGCCTGCCGTTCCGGCCCGCTTGCGACTGGCGACTGCGTCGGCCGACGGTACGGTGAAAATCTGGAACTGCGCCGATCTGGCGGCCGAGCCGCTCCTGCTCAGGGCGTCGTTATCTACGATCGCCAGCGTCGCTTTCTCGATCGACGGCGCCGTGCTGGCGACCGGCGACGGCGCTGGCAACGTTTCGCTCTGGAACCTCTCCCCTTCGCCGCAGCAAGCCGTCCAGAACCCGCTGCCGGAACCCGCGGTTACGCCCGTGGCCCGGCTGGCGACAGTCAGCGTTGACGGCAAACTGCTGGCGTACGCCACGACGATCCAGGAGCGTCCGGCGATCGTCGTGCGTGATCTGGCGTCGCAACAAATCGTGCACACGCTGCTGGGGCACACGGCGGAGATCAAGGCGCTTGCCTTTAACGCCGACAACACGCGGCTGGCTTCTGGATCGACGGACGGAACGGCCCGCGTGTGGAGCCTGGTCGATGCGAAGTTTCCGGAAACGGCGACCTTTGCCGAGCATGGCGCAGCGGTGACGACGGTCGCCTTTTCGAGCGACGGCGTGCAGGTGGTTTCCGGCGCCGCGAACAACACTCTCAAAGCCTGGACTGCCGCCGACGGACTGCTGGCCGCGGACTTTACCGGCCATACGGGCCCGCTCGTTGGCGTCTTTAAGACGGCTACCCAGCAGATCATCTCGGTCGCCGCCGACAAAACGCTCCGCGTCTGGAATCCAACCGGCGGCGCTGCCGTCGCCACGGTCGCCCTGCCGGATACGCCCGTCACGGCCGCCATGTCAAATGACCGGGCCCAGATCGCGGTCGCCGGCGCTGGGAAAAACATCACCCTGCATCGGGCCGATACGGGCGCCCTGGTGCAAACGCTGACGGGGCACTCCGCCGTGGTGGAGTCGCTCGCCTTCAGCCCCGACCAGACACGTCTGCTTGCTACCGACCAGGGCGCCGCCCTGGTGTGGGGCATCGTTGAGGAGCGGCTGCTCGAATGGCTTCCGGCCCAGTTGAAGCTGGCCAGCGGGGCCTTCCTGGCCGACGCCCAGAACGTCGTCCTGTGCGAAGCCGACGGCCGGATCGCGGCGCATCGCCTGCAGCTGGAGCGTGCGTTGCCCTCGCTGCCGGCCGGCGTCGTGGACCTTGTTTATCATCCGGCGGCTGCCTCTCTGTTTGCCGCCGGCGAGGACGGTTCGCTCCGCTCGTTCAACACGGAAACCGGCGCGCTGTTGTTCGGCGGTGCGCACGGCGCCCCGGTGCATGCCCTGGCCCTGCGCGGCGACGGCGTGCAGCTGGCGACGGCCGGCGAGGACAAGGTTGTCAAAATCTGGAACCCGGCCAACGGCGCCGCCCTGGCTCCGACCCAGCTGGCGGGGTTTGCTGGTCCCGTATTTGATCTGCAGTTTGCGGCCGGCGACACGCAACTCGTCGGTCTGGGAGCAAAGCAGATGCTGGCGTTTAGCGTGGTCGACGGCGCGCTGGAACAGGCGTTCGATCTGGCCGGCGACAACAGCAAACAGCTGTTGCTGCTCGATGCCGATCAACTGCAGGCCGCCATCGTCAACGACGCGGGCGTGGAGGTGCATCGACTGGGACTGGTGCAGCGGATTACGGGCCACACCCAGGCCATCACTTCGCTCACGCATTACCAGGGAGTCGAGGTCGTTTCCGGCGGCGCCGACGGTTCGGTGCGGCACTGGAATTTGCAGGCGGCGACCCCTTTGGTGCGGCTCATGAACCACGGCGGCGTCGTGACGGCCGTCGCTGCCAGCCCGGAGAGCGAACGCTTCGCCTCGGCCGGCGAGGATAAAACGGCCCGTCTGTGGAACGCAACCAGTGGAGCGCAGATCGCCATCCTGCAGGGCGATCTGCGAGCCGACTCGCTCGTCGCCAAACTGACGGAACAAAAGACCGCCGCCATCGCCAAAACGGCCGCCACCAAGGCCGCACTGGACGTGGCGGAAAAAGACCTGCCGGTCAAGGTCGCCGCCGAGAAGACCCGGGCCGACGCGCTGGCCGCCGCCGATAAAGAGGTCGCCGCCAAGATGGCCGTCGTCGCCGCTGCCGAAAAAGCCAAGTCAGCTGCCGAGCAGGTCGCGCTGCAGGCCGCCGCCGCCGCCCAGGTCGCCGCGGTGAAGAAAGAAGAGATCGACAAAACGGCCGCCGATCTCCTGGCCGCCGCCACCCAGCTGGCCGCCAATGCGACGTCCGCCCAGGCGATCGCCCAGAGCGAACCGGGCAACGCCGCCCTGACAACCAAAGCGGCGGCCGCTGCTGCAGCCGCAACCGCCGCCGATACCAAAGCCAAACAGGCCGCCGCCGCGAAACCCGCCGCGGCCCAGGTTTTCCAGACAGCCGCCACCGCCGCCAATACAGCCGCCGCCCAGGCGGTCGCGATGAACAAGCCTTACACCGATGCGCAGACCGCGCTCGGGGTCGCCGCCACCGCGCGGGAACAGGCGTCCCAGTTGCACGCGGCCGCCCAGCGCGATCTGGAACTGGCCCAGTCCTTGCCGCCGCTGGCGAAGGCCGAACTCACCAAAGCCGAGGGGGCCCTCGTCCAGGCCGAGACCGATCTGGCGGCTGCCGTGGCGACCGCCGCCGCGGCGAAAATGCCGATTCGCGCCGTCGCTTTTGCCCCGCAGGGAACGTCACTGGCGACCGCCGGCGACTATGCGGCTGTGCATACCTGGGACGCCGAAGCGGGCCAGCCGCTGGGGGCCTTTGTGGGCCATGCGGGTGCGGTTGCCGGGATTGCGTTTGAATCCGACGCCAGCCTGGTTTCCGTCTCGGCGGACAAGTCGGCCGTACAGTGGGAGCTGAGTCCCGGCTGGCAGTTGGAGCGGGTGATCGGCGCGGTGGATAACCCGGCCGTCTTTACGGACCGGGTCGCGGCCACCGCTTTCAGTCGAGACGGCGAACTGGTCGCCGGGGCCGGCGGCGTGCCGTCCCGTTCAGGCGAGTTCAGCATCTTTCGCGTGTCTGATGGCTCGCGGGTGCAGTCGGTGTTCGACGCCCATACCGACGCGGCCAATGCTATCGTCTTCTCGCCTGATTCGCTCAGCGTGGCGACGGCGGCGGCTGACAAGTACGTCAAAATTTTCGACATCGCGTCCGGCCAGCAAGTACGGCAGTTTGAAGGCCACACCAACCATGTGCTGGGCGTCTCCTGGCGAAGCAACGGCCAGTCGCTGGCCAGCGCCGGCGCCGACGGCGTGTTGCGGGTCTGGAACGCCGAAACGGGCGATCGTCTGCGCGATGTCAACGGCTATACCAAACAGGTCACGGCCGTCACCTTTGTGGGGCAGTCGCCGATCCTGCTGAGCTGTTCGGGCGACGGGCTGGTCCGTTTGCACAACTCCGACAACGGTGGTTTGACGCGGAACTTTGCCGGCCTCACCGACTACATGTACGCGGTCGACGCTACGCCCAATTCCACGTTGATCGTCGCCGGCGGGCACGACGGCGTGTTGCGGATCTGGAACGGCGCCAACGGCGTCATCCTGCACGAAATTAGCGCTCCCGAACCCCCGGAAACCGCGGCCGGGGAGAATCCGTCGCAGGAGAGCCTGACGCAGCAGTAA